A single region of the Oncorhynchus kisutch isolate 150728-3 linkage group LG30, Okis_V2, whole genome shotgun sequence genome encodes:
- the LOC109875137 gene encoding nicastrin isoform X1: protein MVLESSKWVMFIVGWLFKNVSCNSVAQKIYVELNNTVPCVRLLNATHQIGCQSSISGDTGVIHVLESEADLEWPLSKGPNPPYMVLLESSLFTKSIMMKMKNASSRVAGVVVVPKTSPPEFSPHTTCPNENTGVYTETYDHNLAHCNTTVWNPRGNGLSYEEFDFPVFSLKEDNETEVIKQCYFDHNRVVNGSGLQYPLCAMQLFSHMHAVTDTATCMRRSSMDFSTSPVMVCDPLGGYNVCAFIRPYNSTAFGHKENESVVIAAARLDSKAFFLEDSTGAEGSVSGFVTLLAAAQALCEATQEAPRTRNILFAFFHGEVFDYIGSSRMVYDMKNNMFVIDLDNVHSILEIGQVAVRSGTNLFLHSDPVSRRNNTVHDEVTNLVKNLQSSTAGLNFSFVETDFSQPLPPSSFQRFLRARAIPGIVLADHQTDFNNRYYESFYDNAAHLNLTYPSNLSPEEQLEFVTDTAKSLTEVATAVARTLFKQAGGNNSQVNKINADPKTVTQMLYGFLVRSNNSWFQAVMAPELKDILQPNPPQYYVGVAKSSHQANALTYLVQYLLANLTGTATNLTQSQCKKPDELPNESTYLYSYLWVQGMVPPNSTQRESFCVRTAVRLVKAVSPAFDLGDYVSKEYSTWTKSQWKFIKARIFLVASRDLEMLTLGVGVAVLFTSLLVTYFVSTKADVLFSSVREPNNAAY, encoded by the exons ATGGTTTTGGAATCATCCAAATGGGTTATGTTCATAGTTGGTTGGCTTTTCAAAA ATGTGAGTTGTAACTCTGTTGCGCAGAAGATTTATGTTGAACTGAATAACACTGTACCATGCGTCCGACTGCTCAATGCTACACATCAGATTGGCTGCCAGT CCTCGATATCAGGTGATACAGGGGTGATCCATGTATTGGAGTCTGAGGCAGATCTGGAATGGCCTTTGAGCAAAGGACCCAATCCTCCTTATATGGTCCTGTTGGAGTCATCCCTCTTCACCAA GTCCATCATGATGAAGATGAAGAATGCCTCCAGCAGGGTGGCAGGGGTTGTGGTGGTCCCAAAAACTAGCCCACCAGAGTTCTCGCCACATACGACATGTCCCAATGAGAACACAG GTGTTTACACGGAAACCTATGATCATAATTTAGCGCACTGTAACACGACTGTATGGAATCCTCGGGGGAACGGTCTATCCTATGAGGAATTTGacttccctgtcttctccctgaaAGAAGACAATGAAACAGAGGTCATCAAACAG TGCTACTTTGATCATAATCGTGTGGTGAACGGCAGTGGCCTGCAGTACCCTCTGTGTGCCATGCAGCTCTTCTCTCATATGCATGCTGTCACTGACACTGCAACCTGCATGAGACGCAGCAGCATGGACTTCAGCACCTCCCCAG tgatGGTGTGTGACCCTCTTGGTGGTTATAATGTGTGTGCTTTCATCCGGCCTTATAACAGCACCGCCTTTGGTCACAAGGAGAACGAGAGTGTTGTTATAGCAGCAGCCAGG CTGGACAGCAAGGCATTTTTCTTGGAGGATTCTacaggagcagaggggagtgtCTCAGGGTTTGTCACTCTGCTGGCTGCTGCCCAGGCACTATGTGAAGCCACTCAGGAAGCCCCTCGCACACGGAATATCCTCTTTGCCTTCTTCCACGGG GAAGTATTTGACTACATTGGCAGCTCTCGAATGGTTTATGACATGAAGAATAACATGTTTGTGATAGACCTGGATAATGTTCACTCAATACTGGAGATTGGACAG GTAGCAGTGCGCAGTGGCACCAACCTATTTCTTCACTCAGACCCTGTGTCCAGGAGGAACAACACCGTCCATGACGAG GTTACGAATCTTGTAAAAAACTTACAGTCCTCCACGGCTGGTCTCAACTTCTCATTTGTTGAGACAGATTTTTCTCAACCACTCCCGCCCTCCTCCTTTCAGCGTTTCCTCCGAGCTCGGGCAATTCCAGGGATTGTTCTTGCAGACCATCAAACAGATTTCAACAATAG GTACTATGAGAGTTTTTATGACAATGCTGCCCACCTGAACCTGACTTATCCATCTAACTTGAGTCCAGAGGAACAGCTAGAGTTTGTGACTGATACTGCAAAG TCTCTTACCGAGGTGGCTACTGCAGTTGCCCGCACTCTCTTCAAGCAGGCTGGGGGAAACAACTCCCAAGTAAACAAAATCAATGCAGACCCCAAAACA gtgacCCAGATGCTGTATGGGTTTCTGGTTAGATCCAACAACAGCTGGTTTCAGGCAGTGATGGCCCCAGAACTGAAGGACATCCTCC AGCCCAACCCACCCCAGTACTACGTTGGTGTTGCCAAGTCGTCCCATCAAGCTAACGCACTGACCTATCTGGTCCAATATCTCCTGGCTAATTTAACGGGAACAGCCACCAACCTCACCCAGAGCCAGTGCAAGAAGCCAGATGAGCTGCCGAACGAGAGCACATAT TTGTACTCTTATCTCTGGGTTCAGGGCATGGTCCCACCCAACAGCACCCAGAGGGAGTCTTTCTGCGTACGCACAGCAGTACGCCTGGTCAAGGCAGTGTCCCCCGCCTTCGATCTGGGGGATTACGTTTCCAAAGAATATTCCACATGGACAAAATCGCAGTGGAAGTTCATCAAAGCTCGAATTTTCCTAGTAGCCAGCCGGGACCTGGAG ATGCTGACCTTAGGCGTGGGAGTGGCCGTGTTGTTCACATCGCTACTGGTCACATACTTTGTCAGTACCAAGGCAGATGTCCTCTTCAGCTCCGTCAGGGAACCCAACAACGCCGCATACTGA
- the LOC109875137 gene encoding nicastrin isoform X4: MAFEQRTQSSLYGPVGVIPLHQVGYTHSRKQSTPSPLTSRTKSIMMKMKNASSRVAGVVVVPKTSPPEFSPHTTCPNENTGVYTETYDHNLAHCNTTVWNPRGNGLSYEEFDFPVFSLKEDNETEVIKQCYFDHNRVVNGSGLQYPLCAMQLFSHMHAVTDTATCMRRSSMDFSTSPVMVCDPLGGYNVCAFIRPYNSTAFGHKENESVVIAAARLDSKAFFLEDSTGAEGSVSGFVTLLAAAQALCEATQEAPRTRNILFAFFHGEVFDYIGSSRMVYDMKNNMFVIDLDNVHSILEIGQVAVRSGTNLFLHSDPVSRRNNTVHDEVTNLVKNLQSSTAGLNFSFVETDFSQPLPPSSFQRFLRARAIPGIVLADHQTDFNNRYYESFYDNAAHLNLTYPSNLSPEEQLEFVTDTAKSLTEVATAVARTLFKQAGGNNSQVNKINADPKTVTQMLYGFLVRSNNSWFQAVMAPELKDILQPNPPQYYVGVAKSSHQANALTYLVQYLLANLTGTATNLTQSQCKKPDELPNESTYLYSYLWVQGMVPPNSTQRESFCVRTAVRLVKAVSPAFDLGDYVSKEYSTWTKSQWKFIKARIFLVASRDLEMLTLGVGVAVLFTSLLVTYFVSTKADVLFSSVREPNNAAY, translated from the exons ATGGCCTTTGAGCAAAGGACCCAATCCTCCTTATATGGTCCTGTTGGAGTCATCCCTCTTCACCAAGTAGGCTACACACACAGCCGAAAACAGTCAACTCCATCTCCATTGACCTCCAGAACAAA GTCCATCATGATGAAGATGAAGAATGCCTCCAGCAGGGTGGCAGGGGTTGTGGTGGTCCCAAAAACTAGCCCACCAGAGTTCTCGCCACATACGACATGTCCCAATGAGAACACAG GTGTTTACACGGAAACCTATGATCATAATTTAGCGCACTGTAACACGACTGTATGGAATCCTCGGGGGAACGGTCTATCCTATGAGGAATTTGacttccctgtcttctccctgaaAGAAGACAATGAAACAGAGGTCATCAAACAG TGCTACTTTGATCATAATCGTGTGGTGAACGGCAGTGGCCTGCAGTACCCTCTGTGTGCCATGCAGCTCTTCTCTCATATGCATGCTGTCACTGACACTGCAACCTGCATGAGACGCAGCAGCATGGACTTCAGCACCTCCCCAG tgatGGTGTGTGACCCTCTTGGTGGTTATAATGTGTGTGCTTTCATCCGGCCTTATAACAGCACCGCCTTTGGTCACAAGGAGAACGAGAGTGTTGTTATAGCAGCAGCCAGG CTGGACAGCAAGGCATTTTTCTTGGAGGATTCTacaggagcagaggggagtgtCTCAGGGTTTGTCACTCTGCTGGCTGCTGCCCAGGCACTATGTGAAGCCACTCAGGAAGCCCCTCGCACACGGAATATCCTCTTTGCCTTCTTCCACGGG GAAGTATTTGACTACATTGGCAGCTCTCGAATGGTTTATGACATGAAGAATAACATGTTTGTGATAGACCTGGATAATGTTCACTCAATACTGGAGATTGGACAG GTAGCAGTGCGCAGTGGCACCAACCTATTTCTTCACTCAGACCCTGTGTCCAGGAGGAACAACACCGTCCATGACGAG GTTACGAATCTTGTAAAAAACTTACAGTCCTCCACGGCTGGTCTCAACTTCTCATTTGTTGAGACAGATTTTTCTCAACCACTCCCGCCCTCCTCCTTTCAGCGTTTCCTCCGAGCTCGGGCAATTCCAGGGATTGTTCTTGCAGACCATCAAACAGATTTCAACAATAG GTACTATGAGAGTTTTTATGACAATGCTGCCCACCTGAACCTGACTTATCCATCTAACTTGAGTCCAGAGGAACAGCTAGAGTTTGTGACTGATACTGCAAAG TCTCTTACCGAGGTGGCTACTGCAGTTGCCCGCACTCTCTTCAAGCAGGCTGGGGGAAACAACTCCCAAGTAAACAAAATCAATGCAGACCCCAAAACA gtgacCCAGATGCTGTATGGGTTTCTGGTTAGATCCAACAACAGCTGGTTTCAGGCAGTGATGGCCCCAGAACTGAAGGACATCCTCC AGCCCAACCCACCCCAGTACTACGTTGGTGTTGCCAAGTCGTCCCATCAAGCTAACGCACTGACCTATCTGGTCCAATATCTCCTGGCTAATTTAACGGGAACAGCCACCAACCTCACCCAGAGCCAGTGCAAGAAGCCAGATGAGCTGCCGAACGAGAGCACATAT TTGTACTCTTATCTCTGGGTTCAGGGCATGGTCCCACCCAACAGCACCCAGAGGGAGTCTTTCTGCGTACGCACAGCAGTACGCCTGGTCAAGGCAGTGTCCCCCGCCTTCGATCTGGGGGATTACGTTTCCAAAGAATATTCCACATGGACAAAATCGCAGTGGAAGTTCATCAAAGCTCGAATTTTCCTAGTAGCCAGCCGGGACCTGGAG ATGCTGACCTTAGGCGTGGGAGTGGCCGTGTTGTTCACATCGCTACTGGTCACATACTTTGTCAGTACCAAGGCAGATGTCCTCTTCAGCTCCGTCAGGGAACCCAACAACGCCGCATACTGA
- the LOC109875137 gene encoding nicastrin isoform X3 — translation MMKMKNASSRVAGVVVVPKTSPPEFSPHTTCPNENTGVYTETYDHNLAHCNTTVWNPRGNGLSYEEFDFPVFSLKEDNETEVIKQCYFDHNRVVNGSGLQYPLCAMQLFSHMHAVTDTATCMRRSSMDFSTSPVMVCDPLGGYNVCAFIRPYNSTAFGHKENESVVIAAARLDSKAFFLEDSTGAEGSVSGFVTLLAAAQALCEATQEAPRTRNILFAFFHGEVFDYIGSSRMVYDMKNNMFVIDLDNVHSILEIGQVAVRSGTNLFLHSDPVSRRNNTVHDEVTNLVKNLQSSTAGLNFSFVETDFSQPLPPSSFQRFLRARAIPGIVLADHQTDFNNRYYESFYDNAAHLNLTYPSNLSPEEQLEFVTDTAKSLTEVATAVARTLFKQAGGNNSQVNKINADPKTVTQMLYGFLVRSNNSWFQAVMAPELKDILQPNPPQYYVGVAKSSHQANALTYLVQYLLANLTGTATNLTQSQCKKPDELPNESTYLYSYLWVQGMVPPNSTQRESFCVRTAVRLVKAVSPAFDLGDYVSKEYSTWTKSQWKFIKARIFLVASRDLEMLTLGVGVAVLFTSLLVTYFVSTKADVLFSSVREPNNAAY, via the exons ATGATGAAGATGAAGAATGCCTCCAGCAGGGTGGCAGGGGTTGTGGTGGTCCCAAAAACTAGCCCACCAGAGTTCTCGCCACATACGACATGTCCCAATGAGAACACAG GTGTTTACACGGAAACCTATGATCATAATTTAGCGCACTGTAACACGACTGTATGGAATCCTCGGGGGAACGGTCTATCCTATGAGGAATTTGacttccctgtcttctccctgaaAGAAGACAATGAAACAGAGGTCATCAAACAG TGCTACTTTGATCATAATCGTGTGGTGAACGGCAGTGGCCTGCAGTACCCTCTGTGTGCCATGCAGCTCTTCTCTCATATGCATGCTGTCACTGACACTGCAACCTGCATGAGACGCAGCAGCATGGACTTCAGCACCTCCCCAG tgatGGTGTGTGACCCTCTTGGTGGTTATAATGTGTGTGCTTTCATCCGGCCTTATAACAGCACCGCCTTTGGTCACAAGGAGAACGAGAGTGTTGTTATAGCAGCAGCCAGG CTGGACAGCAAGGCATTTTTCTTGGAGGATTCTacaggagcagaggggagtgtCTCAGGGTTTGTCACTCTGCTGGCTGCTGCCCAGGCACTATGTGAAGCCACTCAGGAAGCCCCTCGCACACGGAATATCCTCTTTGCCTTCTTCCACGGG GAAGTATTTGACTACATTGGCAGCTCTCGAATGGTTTATGACATGAAGAATAACATGTTTGTGATAGACCTGGATAATGTTCACTCAATACTGGAGATTGGACAG GTAGCAGTGCGCAGTGGCACCAACCTATTTCTTCACTCAGACCCTGTGTCCAGGAGGAACAACACCGTCCATGACGAG GTTACGAATCTTGTAAAAAACTTACAGTCCTCCACGGCTGGTCTCAACTTCTCATTTGTTGAGACAGATTTTTCTCAACCACTCCCGCCCTCCTCCTTTCAGCGTTTCCTCCGAGCTCGGGCAATTCCAGGGATTGTTCTTGCAGACCATCAAACAGATTTCAACAATAG GTACTATGAGAGTTTTTATGACAATGCTGCCCACCTGAACCTGACTTATCCATCTAACTTGAGTCCAGAGGAACAGCTAGAGTTTGTGACTGATACTGCAAAG TCTCTTACCGAGGTGGCTACTGCAGTTGCCCGCACTCTCTTCAAGCAGGCTGGGGGAAACAACTCCCAAGTAAACAAAATCAATGCAGACCCCAAAACA gtgacCCAGATGCTGTATGGGTTTCTGGTTAGATCCAACAACAGCTGGTTTCAGGCAGTGATGGCCCCAGAACTGAAGGACATCCTCC AGCCCAACCCACCCCAGTACTACGTTGGTGTTGCCAAGTCGTCCCATCAAGCTAACGCACTGACCTATCTGGTCCAATATCTCCTGGCTAATTTAACGGGAACAGCCACCAACCTCACCCAGAGCCAGTGCAAGAAGCCAGATGAGCTGCCGAACGAGAGCACATAT TTGTACTCTTATCTCTGGGTTCAGGGCATGGTCCCACCCAACAGCACCCAGAGGGAGTCTTTCTGCGTACGCACAGCAGTACGCCTGGTCAAGGCAGTGTCCCCCGCCTTCGATCTGGGGGATTACGTTTCCAAAGAATATTCCACATGGACAAAATCGCAGTGGAAGTTCATCAAAGCTCGAATTTTCCTAGTAGCCAGCCGGGACCTGGAG ATGCTGACCTTAGGCGTGGGAGTGGCCGTGTTGTTCACATCGCTACTGGTCACATACTTTGTCAGTACCAAGGCAGATGTCCTCTTCAGCTCCGTCAGGGAACCCAACAACGCCGCATACTGA
- the LOC109875137 gene encoding nicastrin isoform X2 has translation MVLLESSLFTKSIMMKMKNASSRVAGVVVVPKTSPPEFSPHTTCPNENTGVYTETYDHNLAHCNTTVWNPRGNGLSYEEFDFPVFSLKEDNETEVIKQCYFDHNRVVNGSGLQYPLCAMQLFSHMHAVTDTATCMRRSSMDFSTSPVMVCDPLGGYNVCAFIRPYNSTAFGHKENESVVIAAARLDSKAFFLEDSTGAEGSVSGFVTLLAAAQALCEATQEAPRTRNILFAFFHGEVFDYIGSSRMVYDMKNNMFVIDLDNVHSILEIGQVAVRSGTNLFLHSDPVSRRNNTVHDEVTNLVKNLQSSTAGLNFSFVETDFSQPLPPSSFQRFLRARAIPGIVLADHQTDFNNRYYESFYDNAAHLNLTYPSNLSPEEQLEFVTDTAKSLTEVATAVARTLFKQAGGNNSQVNKINADPKTVTQMLYGFLVRSNNSWFQAVMAPELKDILQPNPPQYYVGVAKSSHQANALTYLVQYLLANLTGTATNLTQSQCKKPDELPNESTYLYSYLWVQGMVPPNSTQRESFCVRTAVRLVKAVSPAFDLGDYVSKEYSTWTKSQWKFIKARIFLVASRDLEMLTLGVGVAVLFTSLLVTYFVSTKADVLFSSVREPNNAAY, from the exons ATGGTCCTGTTGGAGTCATCCCTCTTCACCAA GTCCATCATGATGAAGATGAAGAATGCCTCCAGCAGGGTGGCAGGGGTTGTGGTGGTCCCAAAAACTAGCCCACCAGAGTTCTCGCCACATACGACATGTCCCAATGAGAACACAG GTGTTTACACGGAAACCTATGATCATAATTTAGCGCACTGTAACACGACTGTATGGAATCCTCGGGGGAACGGTCTATCCTATGAGGAATTTGacttccctgtcttctccctgaaAGAAGACAATGAAACAGAGGTCATCAAACAG TGCTACTTTGATCATAATCGTGTGGTGAACGGCAGTGGCCTGCAGTACCCTCTGTGTGCCATGCAGCTCTTCTCTCATATGCATGCTGTCACTGACACTGCAACCTGCATGAGACGCAGCAGCATGGACTTCAGCACCTCCCCAG tgatGGTGTGTGACCCTCTTGGTGGTTATAATGTGTGTGCTTTCATCCGGCCTTATAACAGCACCGCCTTTGGTCACAAGGAGAACGAGAGTGTTGTTATAGCAGCAGCCAGG CTGGACAGCAAGGCATTTTTCTTGGAGGATTCTacaggagcagaggggagtgtCTCAGGGTTTGTCACTCTGCTGGCTGCTGCCCAGGCACTATGTGAAGCCACTCAGGAAGCCCCTCGCACACGGAATATCCTCTTTGCCTTCTTCCACGGG GAAGTATTTGACTACATTGGCAGCTCTCGAATGGTTTATGACATGAAGAATAACATGTTTGTGATAGACCTGGATAATGTTCACTCAATACTGGAGATTGGACAG GTAGCAGTGCGCAGTGGCACCAACCTATTTCTTCACTCAGACCCTGTGTCCAGGAGGAACAACACCGTCCATGACGAG GTTACGAATCTTGTAAAAAACTTACAGTCCTCCACGGCTGGTCTCAACTTCTCATTTGTTGAGACAGATTTTTCTCAACCACTCCCGCCCTCCTCCTTTCAGCGTTTCCTCCGAGCTCGGGCAATTCCAGGGATTGTTCTTGCAGACCATCAAACAGATTTCAACAATAG GTACTATGAGAGTTTTTATGACAATGCTGCCCACCTGAACCTGACTTATCCATCTAACTTGAGTCCAGAGGAACAGCTAGAGTTTGTGACTGATACTGCAAAG TCTCTTACCGAGGTGGCTACTGCAGTTGCCCGCACTCTCTTCAAGCAGGCTGGGGGAAACAACTCCCAAGTAAACAAAATCAATGCAGACCCCAAAACA gtgacCCAGATGCTGTATGGGTTTCTGGTTAGATCCAACAACAGCTGGTTTCAGGCAGTGATGGCCCCAGAACTGAAGGACATCCTCC AGCCCAACCCACCCCAGTACTACGTTGGTGTTGCCAAGTCGTCCCATCAAGCTAACGCACTGACCTATCTGGTCCAATATCTCCTGGCTAATTTAACGGGAACAGCCACCAACCTCACCCAGAGCCAGTGCAAGAAGCCAGATGAGCTGCCGAACGAGAGCACATAT TTGTACTCTTATCTCTGGGTTCAGGGCATGGTCCCACCCAACAGCACCCAGAGGGAGTCTTTCTGCGTACGCACAGCAGTACGCCTGGTCAAGGCAGTGTCCCCCGCCTTCGATCTGGGGGATTACGTTTCCAAAGAATATTCCACATGGACAAAATCGCAGTGGAAGTTCATCAAAGCTCGAATTTTCCTAGTAGCCAGCCGGGACCTGGAG ATGCTGACCTTAGGCGTGGGAGTGGCCGTGTTGTTCACATCGCTACTGGTCACATACTTTGTCAGTACCAAGGCAGATGTCCTCTTCAGCTCCGTCAGGGAACCCAACAACGCCGCATACTGA